DNA sequence from the Sphingomonas sp. genome:
TCGCCCCCATGATCACCAGCAGGAAGAAGAAGGTGAGCAGGATCTCGGCGATCCAGGCGGCGCGCATATCGAAGCCGCCCGGCGAATGCTCGCCATAGCCGTTCGCCGCCAGCCCGCTGTCGAGCGACCAGCCCGGCGCGCCGCTGGCGATCTGGTAGAGGACGAAGGCCGCGACGATCGCGCCGACGACCTGCGCGATCACATAGCCAGGTATCTCGCGCCCCGGGAAACGGCCGCCGGCCCACAGGCCGAAGGTCACCGCCGGGTTGAGATGGCAGCCGGAAATATGGCCGATCGCATAGGCCATGGTGAGCACGGTGAGGCCGAAGGCGAGCGACACGCCGAGCAGGCCGATGCCGACCTCCGGGAAGCCCGCCGCCAGCACGGCGCTGCCGCAGCCGCCGAAGACGAGCCAGAACGTGCCGAGAAATTCG
Encoded proteins:
- the aqpZ gene encoding aquaporin Z; protein product: MGGGIMQTWQKLSAEFLGTFWLVFGGCGSAVLAAGFPEVGIGLLGVSLAFGLTVLTMAYAIGHISGCHLNPAVTFGLWAGGRFPGREIPGYVIAQVVGAIVAAFVLYQIASGAPGWSLDSGLAANGYGEHSPGGFDMRAAWIAEILLTFFFLLVIMGATHGRAPAGFAPIAIGLALTLIHLISIPVTNTSVNPARSTGPALIQGGWALEQLWVFWVAPIVGGIIGGAAYRALSPDAKAPPVEGE